TCGCCGTCCATGACGCCGGCAGCGTCAGTGCTGCGGCGCTTGCCCTCGGCGTCAGTCAGCCCACGGTGAGCACCGCACTTGGTCGCCTGCGGCGGATCTTCGGCGAGCCGCTGTTCATCAAGACCGCGGTCGGCATGACGCCGACCGCGCGGGCCCAGGCGCTGGCGGCACGCTCGCGCGAAGTGCTGGCCAAGGTCGATACCGAGATCCTTGCCGGCGACCGCTTCGATGCGCAGCAGGTGGTGGGTGAGTTCACCTTCGCGATGTCGGACGTGGGCGAGATGGTGTTCCTGCCCCGCATCCTCGACAGCCTGCGCCATCTGGCGCCGCAGGCGACGCTGCGTTCGGTCGCGGTGACGCCGAGCGAGTTGTCGCGGGCGATGGCGGCGGGCGAGATCGATCTGGCGATTGGCTACTTTCCCGATCTCGACGCTGCCGGCTATTACCGCCAGAAACTGTTCGATCACCGCTTCGTCTGCCTGCTGCGCGCCGATCATCCGTTGCGCGACGAGCGCATCAGCCTGCAGCAGTTCCTCGAACTGGGCCATGCGGTGGTGCGCGCCGAAGGGCGCAGCCAGGAAGTCTTCGAAAAATATCTCGAGCGCCAGCGCATCGAGCGCCGGATCGTGCTGAGCACGCCGCATTTCATGAGCCTGCCGGTGATCGTCGGCAAGTCCGACCTGATCGTGACCGTGCCGCACGCGATCGGCCATTATTTTTCGTCGATCGGCGCCAACATCCGCATGGTCGAGCCGCCGCTGCCGATCCCGTGCATCGAGCTCTACCAGCACTGGCATCGCAGCTACCACCACGATGCGCGCAATCGCTGGCTGCGCGGGCTGGTGGCGCAGCTGTTCTCGGAGGACCGCGACGAGTGGCCTTATCCTTTCGAGCGGGGGCTGCCCGCGCGGTGAACGGAAAAGGGCGCCGCAGCGCCCTTCGCAACGGACTCAGCCGGCGCGCCGGCGCGCTTCGCTGAGCGGCACGATGTCGGGCATCTCGAAGCGGCGGCGTTCGGGGTCGGCTTCGCGCAGCGGCTCGCACGGTTTCAGGGTGGCGAGGCTGCGCGCGGCGAGCGCGTGGTAGCACTCGGTGCCGACGATCTTCCACGCGCGCTCCTGGTCGGTCAGCGGGCGCAGGACCTTGGCCGGCACGCCCGCCACCAGCATGCCGGGCGGCACTTTCATCTCGGCCTTCACGAAGGCGCAGGCGGCGACGATGCTGCCTTCGCCGATTTCGGCGTAATCCATCACCACCGCATTCATGCCGATCAGGGCGTTGCGCCCGACGCGGCAGGCGTGGAGTACCGCGGCGTGACCGATGTGGCCGTTCTGCTCGACCACGGTGTCGATTTCGGGAAAGCCGTGCAGGACGCAGGCGTCCTGCACGTTGCTTCCTTCTTCGAGCACGATGCGGCCGAAGTCGCCGCGCAGCGAGGCTTGTGGGGCGACGTAACAGCCCGGCCCGACGAAGACGTCGCCGATCAGCACCGCATCCGGATGAACGAAGGCGGTGGGGTGGATGACGGGACGGACGCCGTCAATTTCGTAGCAGGGCATGGGGCGTTTTCCTCCGGGGGTGTTTTCAGGGGGCTCAGTCGATATGGTAACGGCGCTGCACGACGCGGAACCGGTTGGCAACGAAGGCCGCGTCGGCGTAGCTCGCGTTGGCGGCCGGATTCATGCCCACACCATGATAGTCGGAGAACGCCGCGGACTGGTTCACGAACACCCCGCCGGCGAGGTTCAGCGACAGCGCCACACCGGCGCGCAGCGTCGCTTCGGTCATGGCCTCGACCACCGCGTCGCGGGTGGAGTACAGCCCCACCGTCAGCGCGCCGCGCTCGCGCACGATGCGCTCGGACAACGCCAGCGCGGCGTCGGCGTCGGCCGCGCGCACGACGAAGCTGATCGGGCCGAAGCGCTCTTCCATATAGGCCGCCTCGTCGGCGGCATCGCAGGCGACGATTACCGGCGTGCGCACCTGCGCCCGGGGGAACTCGGCATGGGTGAGTGCCTTCGAGGCCAGCACCATCTGGCCGAAGCCGTGGGCTTCCTCGATGCGGGCGAGGGTGGCGGGCGACTGGATCGCGCCCAGCACCGCGGTGGCGACGCTCTCGTCGGAGAGGAAACGGGCGACGGCGGCGCCGAGGTCGGCAGCGACTTCATCAAAGCTCTTGCGGCCCTGGTCGGTGTCGATGCCGCCGGCGGGAACGATGATCGCCTGGGTCGTCGTGCACATCTGGCCGGCGTACAGCGACAGGGTGAACGCGAGGTTCTTCAGCATGCCCTTGTAGTTGTCGGTGGACTCGATGACGACGTTGTTGACCCCGGCCAGTTCGGCATACACCTGGGCCTGGCGGGCATTGTCGGCGAGCCAGTTGCCGAATGCGGTGCTGCCGGTGAAGTCGATCGACTTCACCGCCGGGTGGGTGGCGAGGTGGCGGGTGGCGGCGGGGTCGTCGACCACCGCGAGCGTCACCAGGTTCGGATCGAGGCCTTGTTCGGCGAGCACTTCGCGCGCGATGGCGACGCTGATCGCCGCCGGCAGGATGGCGTTTTCATGAGGTTTGACGATCACCGGGTTGCCGGTGGCGAGCGCGGCGAAGAGGCCCGGATAGGTGTTCCAGGTGGGGAAGGTGCCGCAGCCGATCACCAGCGCGACGCCGCGGCCGACGATCTCGAAGTGCTTGCGCAGGCGCAGCGGCGGGTTCTTGCCCTGGGGCTTTTCCCACACCGCCTCGGCGGGGATGCGACTCATCTCGTCCCACGCGGTGGCGACCGCTTCGAGGCCACGGTCCTGGGCGTGTGCGCCGCCGGCCTGGAAGGCCATCATCCAGCCCTGGCCGGTGGTCATCATCACCGCGTGGGCGATCTCGAAGCTGCGTCGGTTCAGGCGCTGGAGGATTTCCAGGCAGATCCCGACCCGCCCTTCGGCACCGAGCTTCCGCCACCCGGGCATCGCCGCTTCGGCGGCGCCGATCAGGGCGTCGGGAGCGCAGACCGGGTAGCGTACGTCGAGGGCGACGCCGTAGGGGGAACGCTCGGTCGCGGCCCAGCCGGCCTGGCCCGGCTGGTCGAGGACGAAGTCGCGGCCGAGGTGGCTTTCGAACGCGCGTTTGCCGGCTTCGGCGGCGTCCTCGCCGTAGCTTCTCGGGCTCGGGTTTTCGGCGTAGGGGCTCCAGTAGCCGCGCGTATGCAGGGCGGAGAGGGCGGCGTCGAGGGTCGGCTTGTGGGCTTCGAAAAGAGGGTGGCTCATGGTCGTCTCCTGGGGGTGGTCAGGCCGGCACGCACGGTGGAATAGTGTGGGCTGCACAAAAATTTTGTGCCGGCAAGGTCTCGGGGGCAAAAAGTGCTTGTCTTTTGATGTAGCTCAAGACTACTATTGATTGACCGATCGGTCAAATTTATAAACGAGCTGGATGGGCAGCATGGCACCCCGGCCCCGCAGAATGGAGAGATAGGGAACATGGACGTGGCGATGGAGACGATTCTTTTCGAAGTCGAGGACGGGGTCGCGACCCTGACGCTGAACCGCCCGGAGCGGCTCAACAGCTTCAACGACCGCATGCACGACGAGCTGCGCCAGGCGCTGGCGCGGGTGCGCGTGGGGCGGGCCGACGGCAGCGTCCGCGTGCTCGTGCTCACCGGCGCCGGGCGCGGCTTCTGCGCCGGCCAGGACCTGTCCGACCGCAACGTCGCGCCCGGCGGCGAGGCGGTCGATCTGGGGGCGTCGGTGGAAAAGAACTACAAGCCGCTGGTGCTGGCGCTGCGCGCGCTCGAGCTGCCGGTGATCGCCGCCGTAAACGGCGTCGCCGCGGGGGCGGGGGCGAACATCGCGCTGGCCTGCGACCTGGTGTTCGCCGCGCGCTCGGCGAGCTTCATCCAGGCGTTCAGCAAGCTCGGGCTGATTCCCGACACCGGCGGCACCTGGATCCTGCCGCGCCTGCTGGGGCCGGCGCGCGCCCTCGGCCTGGCCCTGCTCGGCGAACGCCTGAGCGCGGAGCAGGCCGAGCAGTGGGGGCTGATCTGGAAGACGGTGGACGATGCTGCGCTGATGAGCACGGTGGGCGCGGTTGCGCGCCAGCTCGCGCAGGGGCCGACCTTCGGCTACGCGCAGACCAAGAAGGCGATCTGGGAGAGCTCGCTGCGCGGCCTCGAAGCCCAGCTCGACGTCGAGCGCGACCTGATGTCGGCCTGCGGGCGTTCGGAAGACTACCGCGAGGGGGTGGCCGCATTCATGGACAAGCGTGCGCCGCAGTTCAAGGGCCGGTGAACGGCCGTTCCCGCGGCGCCTGGCCGGCGGGAACATCGAAGCCGCTGGTCGGCGGATGGGCAAATTCGGCGGGTCGCGTACCCGCATCGCAATGGAGAGGATGGGATGAACAAGACGAGCCCGACAGCGCAAGCACAGGATGCCCAGGCCGTGGCCGAGCAGGTCGGCCGGTCGATGTATGCGCGCGACCACGCTTCGCGCGGACTGGGAATCGAAATCGCGGCCATCGGCCCGGGGTATTCGCGCCTCACCATGACCGTCGAGGAGCGCATGCTCAACGGCCTTGGCGCCTGTCACGGCGCCTTCATCACCGCGGTGGCCGACTCCGCCTTCGCCTATGCCTGCAACGCCTGCAACGAGCAGACCGTGGCCTCGGGCATCAGTCTGGATTTCCTGCGCCCGGGGCGGCTGGGCGACGTCCTCACCGCGGAAGCGCACGAAGTGCAGGCCGCGGGACGCACCGGGCTGTACGACATCCGCGTCACCAACCAGGCCGGTGAGCTGGTCGCGCTGTTGCGCGGCAAGTCGTACCGGAAGAAGGGGCGGCCGGTGATTGCGGCGGGCGAGGGCGGCACGCACCTATCGAATATCGAATGATCCAGCACACCAAGGAGGAGACCATGCCGATCAACCGCTACGCGCCTGCGCAGCTCGAGCCGATCGAGACGGCCAGCGCCGACGAGCTGCGCGCCTTGCAGCTCGAACGGCTGCAATGGAGCGTGCGCCACGCGTACGACAACGTGCCGCACTATCGCCAGGCCTTCGATGCCAAGGGCGTGCATCCGGACGACCTGCGCACGCTCGAGGACCTGGCGAAGTTCCCGTTCACCACCAAGCACGACCTGCGCGACAACTACCCGTTCGGGATGTTCGCGGTGCCGCTGGAGCGGGTCGCCCGCATCCACGCCTCGTCCGGCACCACCGGCAAGCCGACGGTGGTCGGGTACACGCTGAAGGACATCGACACCTGGGCCACGATGGTGGCGCGCTCGATCCGCGCCTCGGGCGGACGCCCCGGCGACATGGTTCACGTGTCCTATGGCTACGGGCTGTTTACCGGCGGCCTGGGGGCGCACTACGGCGCGGAGAAGCTCGGCTGCACCGTGGTGCCGATGTCGGGCGGGCAGACCGAGAAGCAGATCCAGGTGATTCAGGACTTCAAGCCGAAGATCATCATGGTGACGCCGTCCTACATGCTGACGATCCTCGACGAGATGGAAGCGCAGGGCATCGATCCAAAGAGCACTTCGCTCAAGATCGGCATCTTCGGCGCCGAGCCGTGGACGCCGGCGATGCGCGAGGCGATGGAGGCGCGTTCGGGCATGGACGCGGTCGACATCTACGGCCTGTCCGAAGTGATGGGGCCGGGGGTGGCCAACGAGTGCGTCGAAACGAAGGACGGCCCGACCATCTGGGAGGATCACTTCTATCCCGAGATCATCGACCCGATGACCGGCGAGGTGCTGCCCGACGGTGCCGAGGGCGAGCTGGTGTTCACGTCCCTCTCCAAGGAAGCGATGCCGGTGATCCGCTACCGCACCCGCGACCTGACCCGCCTGTTGCCGCCCACTGCGCGCAGCATGCGGCGGATGGCCAAGATCACCGGGCGCAGCGACGACATGCTGATCATCCGCGGGGTCAACGTGTTCCCGACCCAGATCGAGGAGCTGATCTGCAAGATGCCCAAGCTGGCGCCGCACTACCTGCTCGAGGTGGACAAGAACGGCCACATGGACACCCTCACGGTCCGGGTCGAAGTGAACCCGGAAGCCCAGGTCGGACGCCACCCCGAGCACAAGGAAGCGCTCGCCAAGGAGCTGACCCACCTGATCAAGAGCCTGATCGGGGTGTCGTGCAAGGTCGTCGTCGGCGAGCCGTTCAGCATCGAGCGGGTCACCATCGGCAAGGCCCGGCGCGTCATCGACCGCCGCCCCAGAAGCTGAGCCCGCAACAACCGATACCTACAGCGCGGCGGGCCTCAGGCGCCGCCGCCCCCACCGAGGAGCGAAGCATGTATACCCAGTCCCTCAGCATTCCCGACCGCGACGCGGCCCCGCGCATCGCCGAAAACCCCGAGTACGTCGCCCAGTTCAACGCCAGGATCGATGCCGGCGGCTTCATCGAGCCCAAGGACTGGATGCCGGACGCCTACCGCCGGACGCTGGTCCGGCAGATCAGCCAGCACGCCCACTCCGAGATCGTCGGCATGCTCCCCGAAGGCAACTGGATCACCCGCGCCCCCAGCCTCAAGCGCAAGGCGATCCTGCTCGCCAAGGTGCAGGACGAGGGCGGCCACGGCCTCTACCTGTACGCCGCGGCCGAAACGCTCGGCGTATCGCGCGATGAGCTCTACGAAGCGCTGCTCTCGGGCAAGGCCAAGTACAGCTCGATCTTCAACTACCCGACGCTGACCTGGGCCGACATCGGCGTGGTCGGCTGGCTGGTCGATGGCGCCGCGATCATGAACCAGATCCCGCTGTGCAAGTGCAGCTACGGCCCTTATGCGCGCGCCATGATCCGGGTGTGCAAGGAAGAATCCTTCCACCAGCGCCAGGGCTTCGACCTGTTGCTGACGATGATGAAAGGCACGGCCGAGCAGCGCGAGATGGTGCAGGACGCGGTGAATCGCTGGTGGTGGCCGTCGATCATGATGTTCGGCCCGCACGACCACGACAGCGTGCACACCGAGACCGCACGCTGGGGCATCAAGCGCATCTCCAACGACGATCTGCGGCAGAAGTTCGTCGATGCGACGGTGAAGCAGGCCGAAGTGCTCGGCGTCACCCTGCCCGATCCTGCGCTGAAGTGGAATGCCGAGCGCGGCCATCACGACTTCGGCGCCATCGACTGGGACGAATTCTGGAACGTGGTCGGCGGCCACGGTCCGTGCAACGTCGATCGCCTGGCCGAGCGCAGGCGGGCCTGGGAGGAGGGCGCCTGGGTGCGCGAAGCCGCCCTCGCCCATGCCGAAAAGCAGGCTGCACGCGAGCGCCAGGCCGCCTGAGCGGCGCCGTCTTCACCGATCCCGACCACCAGAGGCGGCAGGCAAGGCCGCCCGTAGAGGAGCATTGACATGGAACGCAAGGAATGGCCGCTGTGGGAAGTCTTCATCCGCAGCCGTAACGGACTCGATCACAAACACTGCGGCAGCGTGCATGCGCCGGACGCAAGAATGGCGCTGCAGGTGGCGCGCGACGTGTATACCCGGCGCCTCGAAGGGGTCTCGATCTGGGTCGTCAGGGCGTCCGACATCGTCGCCTCCGACCCCGATGCGAAGCCCGAACTGTTCGACCCGGCCGAGGACAAGATCTACCGCCACCCGACCTTCTACAAGCTGCCCGACGAAGTCAATCACATGTGAGCAGGGCCGCCGGGAAGCGGCGCCCCGTTCCCGGCGGCGCATTTTTGCCCCGACTTCGCAGAGACAAGGATTCC
The window above is part of the Thauera aromatica K172 genome. Proteins encoded here:
- a CDS encoding LysR family transcriptional regulator, coding for MRDFDLNLLRVLLAVHDAGSVSAAALALGVSQPTVSTALGRLRRIFGEPLFIKTAVGMTPTARAQALAARSREVLAKVDTEILAGDRFDAQQVVGEFTFAMSDVGEMVFLPRILDSLRHLAPQATLRSVAVTPSELSRAMAAGEIDLAIGYFPDLDAAGYYRQKLFDHRFVCLLRADHPLRDERISLQQFLELGHAVVRAEGRSQEVFEKYLERQRIERRIVLSTPHFMSLPVIVGKSDLIVTVPHAIGHYFSSIGANIRMVEPPLPIPCIELYQHWHRSYHHDARNRWLRGLVAQLFSEDRDEWPYPFERGLPAR
- the paaY gene encoding phenylacetic acid degradation protein PaaY, which encodes MPCYEIDGVRPVIHPTAFVHPDAVLIGDVFVGPGCYVAPQASLRGDFGRIVLEEGSNVQDACVLHGFPEIDTVVEQNGHIGHAAVLHACRVGRNALIGMNAVVMDYAEIGEGSIVAACAFVKAEMKVPPGMLVAGVPAKVLRPLTDQERAWKIVGTECYHALAARSLATLKPCEPLREADPERRRFEMPDIVPLSEARRRAG
- the paaN gene encoding phenylacetic acid degradation protein PaaN, with the translated sequence MSHPLFEAHKPTLDAALSALHTRGYWSPYAENPSPRSYGEDAAEAGKRAFESHLGRDFVLDQPGQAGWAATERSPYGVALDVRYPVCAPDALIGAAEAAMPGWRKLGAEGRVGICLEILQRLNRRSFEIAHAVMMTTGQGWMMAFQAGGAHAQDRGLEAVATAWDEMSRIPAEAVWEKPQGKNPPLRLRKHFEIVGRGVALVIGCGTFPTWNTYPGLFAALATGNPVIVKPHENAILPAAISVAIAREVLAEQGLDPNLVTLAVVDDPAATRHLATHPAVKSIDFTGSTAFGNWLADNARQAQVYAELAGVNNVVIESTDNYKGMLKNLAFTLSLYAGQMCTTTQAIIVPAGGIDTDQGRKSFDEVAADLGAAVARFLSDESVATAVLGAIQSPATLARIEEAHGFGQMVLASKALTHAEFPRAQVRTPVIVACDAADEAAYMEERFGPISFVVRAADADAALALSERIVRERGALTVGLYSTRDAVVEAMTEATLRAGVALSLNLAGGVFVNQSAAFSDYHGVGMNPAANASYADAAFVANRFRVVQRRYHID
- the paaG gene encoding 2-(1,2-epoxy-1,2-dihydrophenyl)acetyl-CoA isomerase PaaG; its protein translation is MAMETILFEVEDGVATLTLNRPERLNSFNDRMHDELRQALARVRVGRADGSVRVLVLTGAGRGFCAGQDLSDRNVAPGGEAVDLGASVEKNYKPLVLALRALELPVIAAVNGVAAGAGANIALACDLVFAARSASFIQAFSKLGLIPDTGGTWILPRLLGPARALGLALLGERLSAEQAEQWGLIWKTVDDAALMSTVGAVARQLAQGPTFGYAQTKKAIWESSLRGLEAQLDVERDLMSACGRSEDYREGVAAFMDKRAPQFKGR
- the paaI gene encoding hydroxyphenylacetyl-CoA thioesterase PaaI, with protein sequence MNKTSPTAQAQDAQAVAEQVGRSMYARDHASRGLGIEIAAIGPGYSRLTMTVEERMLNGLGACHGAFITAVADSAFAYACNACNEQTVASGISLDFLRPGRLGDVLTAEAHEVQAAGRTGLYDIRVTNQAGELVALLRGKSYRKKGRPVIAAGEGGTHLSNIE
- the paaK gene encoding phenylacetate--CoA ligase PaaK — encoded protein: MPINRYAPAQLEPIETASADELRALQLERLQWSVRHAYDNVPHYRQAFDAKGVHPDDLRTLEDLAKFPFTTKHDLRDNYPFGMFAVPLERVARIHASSGTTGKPTVVGYTLKDIDTWATMVARSIRASGGRPGDMVHVSYGYGLFTGGLGAHYGAEKLGCTVVPMSGGQTEKQIQVIQDFKPKIIMVTPSYMLTILDEMEAQGIDPKSTSLKIGIFGAEPWTPAMREAMEARSGMDAVDIYGLSEVMGPGVANECVETKDGPTIWEDHFYPEIIDPMTGEVLPDGAEGELVFTSLSKEAMPVIRYRTRDLTRLLPPTARSMRRMAKITGRSDDMLIIRGVNVFPTQIEELICKMPKLAPHYLLEVDKNGHMDTLTVRVEVNPEAQVGRHPEHKEALAKELTHLIKSLIGVSCKVVVGEPFSIERVTIGKARRVIDRRPRS
- the paaA gene encoding 1,2-phenylacetyl-CoA epoxidase subunit PaaA, which produces MYTQSLSIPDRDAAPRIAENPEYVAQFNARIDAGGFIEPKDWMPDAYRRTLVRQISQHAHSEIVGMLPEGNWITRAPSLKRKAILLAKVQDEGGHGLYLYAAAETLGVSRDELYEALLSGKAKYSSIFNYPTLTWADIGVVGWLVDGAAIMNQIPLCKCSYGPYARAMIRVCKEESFHQRQGFDLLLTMMKGTAEQREMVQDAVNRWWWPSIMMFGPHDHDSVHTETARWGIKRISNDDLRQKFVDATVKQAEVLGVTLPDPALKWNAERGHHDFGAIDWDEFWNVVGGHGPCNVDRLAERRRAWEEGAWVREAALAHAEKQAARERQAA
- the paaB gene encoding 1,2-phenylacetyl-CoA epoxidase subunit PaaB codes for the protein MERKEWPLWEVFIRSRNGLDHKHCGSVHAPDARMALQVARDVYTRRLEGVSIWVVRASDIVASDPDAKPELFDPAEDKIYRHPTFYKLPDEVNHM